The following are from one region of the Streptomyces tuirus genome:
- the bldD gene encoding transcriptional regulator BldD — MSSEYAKQLGAKLRAIRTQQGLSLHGVEEKSQGRWKAVVVGSYERGDRAVTVQRLAELADFYGVPVQELLPGTTPGGAAEPPPKLVLDLERLATVPAEKAGPLQRYAATIQSQRGDYNGKVLSIRQDDLRTLAVIYDQSPSVLTEQLISWGVLDADARRAVASHEEA; from the coding sequence ATGTCCAGCGAATACGCCAAACAGCTCGGGGCCAAGCTCCGGGCGATCCGCACCCAGCAGGGCCTTTCCCTCCACGGTGTCGAGGAGAAGTCCCAGGGCCGCTGGAAGGCGGTCGTGGTCGGTTCGTACGAGCGCGGCGACCGTGCCGTGACCGTGCAGCGTCTTGCCGAGCTGGCGGACTTCTACGGCGTTCCGGTGCAGGAGCTGCTTCCGGGCACCACCCCGGGCGGCGCCGCCGAGCCGCCGCCCAAGCTGGTCCTGGACCTGGAGCGGCTGGCCACGGTGCCGGCCGAGAAGGCGGGCCCTCTTCAGCGCTACGCGGCCACGATCCAGTCGCAGCGCGGTGACTACAACGGCAAGGTGCTGTCGATCCGCCAGGACGACCTGCGCACACTCGCCGTCATCTACGACCAGTCGCCGTCCGTCCTCACGGAGCAGCTGATCAGCTGGGGTGTCCTGGACGCGGACGCGCGCCGCGCGGTGGCGTCCCACGAGGAGGCCTGA
- the efp gene encoding elongation factor P yields the protein MASTNDLKNGMVLKLEGGQLWSVVEFQHVKPGKGPAFVRTKLKNVLSGKVVDKTFNAGVKVETATVDKRDMQFSYMDGEYFVFMDMETYDQLHVDKKAVGDAANFLIEGFTATVAQHEGEVLFVELPAAVELVIQETEPGVQGDRSTGGTKPAILETGHQINVPLFITTGEKIKVDTRTSDYLGRVNS from the coding sequence GTGGCTTCCACGAACGACCTCAAGAACGGCATGGTGCTCAAGCTCGAAGGCGGCCAGCTCTGGTCCGTCGTCGAGTTCCAGCACGTCAAGCCCGGCAAGGGCCCGGCCTTCGTGCGCACCAAGCTCAAGAACGTGCTCTCCGGCAAGGTCGTCGACAAGACCTTCAACGCCGGCGTCAAGGTCGAAACGGCCACCGTCGACAAGCGCGACATGCAGTTCTCCTACATGGACGGCGAGTACTTCGTCTTCATGGACATGGAGACCTACGACCAGCTGCACGTCGACAAGAAGGCCGTCGGCGATGCCGCGAACTTCCTGATCGAGGGCTTCACCGCCACCGTCGCGCAGCACGAGGGCGAGGTGCTCTTCGTCGAGCTGCCGGCCGCCGTCGAGCTCGTCATCCAGGAGACCGAGCCGGGCGTCCAGGGCGACCGCTCCACCGGCGGCACCAAGCCCGCCATCCTGGAGACCGGCCACCAGATCAACGTGCCGCTCTTCATCACCACCGGTGAGAAGATCAAGGTCGACACCCGCACCAGCGACTACCTCGGCCGGGTGAACAGCTAA
- the nusB gene encoding transcription antitermination factor NusB, whose amino-acid sequence MAARNTARKRAFQILFEGDQRGVEVLTVLADWVRLSRADTRQPPVSEYTMELVEGYAERAKRIDELIAQYAVGWTLDRMPVVDRNILRLGAYELIWVDGTPDAVVLDEMVQLAKEFSTDESPSFVNGLLGRLKELKPSLRRDEV is encoded by the coding sequence GTGGCTGCCCGCAACACGGCCCGTAAGCGCGCCTTCCAGATCCTCTTCGAGGGGGACCAGCGCGGCGTCGAGGTGCTGACCGTCCTCGCGGACTGGGTCCGGCTCTCCCGGGCGGACACCCGGCAGCCGCCGGTCAGCGAGTACACGATGGAGCTGGTCGAGGGCTACGCGGAGCGCGCGAAGCGCATCGACGAGCTGATCGCGCAGTACGCCGTCGGCTGGACCCTCGACCGGATGCCCGTCGTCGACCGCAACATCCTGCGGCTCGGCGCCTACGAGCTGATCTGGGTCGACGGGACGCCGGACGCCGTCGTCCTCGACGAGATGGTGCAGCTGGCGAAGGAGTTCTCCACGGACGAGTCGCCCTCGTTCGTGAACGGCCTGCTCGGCCGGCTCAAGGAACTCAAGCCCTCGCTCCGCCGCGACGAGGTCTGA
- the pyrR gene encoding bifunctional pyr operon transcriptional regulator/uracil phosphoribosyltransferase PyrR, whose amino-acid sequence MDTHDTQSDARPVLEGPDIARVLTRIAHEIVERAKGADDVVLLGIPTRGVFLARRIADKLEQITERKVPCGSLDITMYRDDLRMHPPRALARTEIPGDGLDGKLVVLVDDVLFSGRTIRAALDALNDIGRPRAVQLAVLVDRGHRELPIRADYVGKNLPTSLRETVKVQLAEEDGRDTVLLGAKPASQ is encoded by the coding sequence ATGGACACGCATGACACGCAGTCCGATGCCCGGCCCGTTCTCGAAGGGCCCGACATCGCGCGGGTGCTGACCCGCATCGCCCACGAGATCGTCGAGCGCGCCAAGGGCGCCGACGACGTGGTGCTCCTCGGCATTCCGACCCGGGGCGTCTTCCTCGCCCGGCGGATCGCGGACAAGCTCGAGCAGATCACCGAGCGCAAGGTTCCGTGCGGCTCGCTCGACATCACCATGTACCGCGACGACCTGCGCATGCACCCGCCGCGTGCGCTGGCCCGCACCGAGATTCCCGGTGACGGCCTCGACGGCAAGCTCGTCGTCCTCGTCGACGACGTGCTCTTCTCCGGCCGCACCATCCGGGCCGCCCTCGACGCCCTGAACGACATCGGGCGCCCGCGCGCGGTGCAGCTCGCCGTCCTCGTCGACCGCGGACACCGCGAACTGCCCATCCGTGCCGACTATGTCGGCAAGAACCTCCCCACGTCGTTGCGGGAGACGGTCAAGGTCCAGCTCGCCGAGGAGGACGGTCGCGACACCGTGCTGCTCGGTGCCAAGCCGGCCTCTCAGTAG